In one window of Bifidobacterium sp. WK041_4_12 DNA:
- a CDS encoding ABC transporter permease, giving the protein MQNWTQILDYALQHMLLSVFPIILGTLIAVPLARVANQRRLTRSSMYVVSSVLYAIPSLPLLIFLPALLGTKILNPVNIEVALTIYAIAIMLTSASHALLSIDPSVMHAADAMGFGAWGKFFQVELPLSGSQLLAGIRVVSVSTISLITVGSLIGVNSLGFFFIEGYQRDFPLEIWVGIAATALIALLFDQILAFCGRALMPWNHHRETARDGVAA; this is encoded by the coding sequence ATGCAGAATTGGACGCAGATACTGGATTATGCACTGCAGCACATGCTGCTGAGCGTGTTTCCGATCATCCTTGGAACGCTGATTGCCGTGCCTCTGGCAAGAGTGGCGAATCAGCGCAGACTGACCCGCAGCAGCATGTATGTGGTATCCAGCGTGCTCTACGCCATTCCTTCGTTGCCGTTGCTGATATTTCTCCCTGCACTGCTGGGAACGAAGATTTTGAATCCGGTGAACATCGAAGTCGCGCTGACCATCTATGCGATTGCAATCATGCTGACCTCGGCTTCGCACGCACTGCTTTCCATCGACCCGAGCGTGATGCATGCCGCCGATGCGATGGGATTCGGAGCGTGGGGGAAATTCTTCCAGGTTGAGCTGCCTTTGTCAGGCTCTCAACTTCTTGCAGGCATACGAGTGGTTTCGGTGAGCACGATCAGCCTGATCACCGTGGGCTCCCTTATCGGCGTGAACTCCCTCGGCTTCTTCTTCATCGAGGGATATCAACGAGATTTTCCCTTGGAAATCTGGGTCGGCATTGCGGCGACAGCGTTGATTGCCTTGCTTTTCGATCAGATTCTGGCCTTCTGCGGCCGAGCGCTCATGCCATGGAATCATCATCGTGAAACTGCACGGGATGGGGTGGCTGCATGA
- a CDS encoding ABC transporter ATP-binding protein yields MENGLGIAWKSVSKTYGDGSIAVNAVSVTADEHKTLALVGSSGSGKTTLLQMVNRMVTPNSGAVLIHGRDNQEMNPVKLRRSIGYVLQNGGLLPNRTVLDNIATVPVLQGMRRKDARTHALEVLDEVGLESSLQNRYPSELSGGQQQRVGVARALAANPEILLMDEPFAAVDPIVRRNLQDELLRLQSEIGKTIVFVTHDIDEAFYLGDKVALLRPGGTLAQVGTARELIDHPADSFVASFVNAGCLRSELR; encoded by the coding sequence ATGGAGAATGGTTTGGGGATTGCGTGGAAATCGGTTTCAAAGACATACGGCGATGGAAGCATCGCAGTCAACGCCGTCTCTGTCACTGCTGACGAACATAAGACGCTTGCATTGGTGGGATCGTCAGGTTCTGGCAAGACCACATTGTTGCAGATGGTCAATCGCATGGTCACCCCCAATTCCGGTGCGGTTCTGATTCACGGACGAGACAATCAGGAGATGAATCCTGTCAAGCTTCGCCGTTCGATAGGGTATGTTCTGCAGAATGGTGGGCTGCTGCCGAATAGAACGGTTCTCGACAATATTGCCACCGTGCCGGTGCTTCAAGGAATGCGACGCAAGGATGCCAGAACCCACGCCCTGGAAGTACTTGACGAGGTTGGACTTGAGTCAAGTCTGCAGAACCGCTACCCATCCGAACTTTCTGGTGGCCAGCAGCAGCGCGTAGGGGTTGCAAGAGCGCTTGCCGCAAATCCGGAAATCCTTTTGATGGACGAACCCTTTGCGGCTGTGGATCCCATCGTCAGAAGAAATCTTCAGGATGAATTGCTCAGACTTCAATCGGAAATAGGCAAGACCATCGTGTTCGTCACCCATGACATCGACGAGGCTTTCTACCTGGGAGACAAGGTTGCACTGCTGCGTCCGGGCGGAACGTTGGCTCAGGTGGGCACGGCTAGGGAATTGATTGACCATCCCGCAGACTCATTCGTTGCCTCGTTCGTCAACGCAGGATGTCTGAGAAGCGAGCTGCGATGA
- the rpmF gene encoding 50S ribosomal protein L32: MALPKYKTSRANTHARRAQWKAQNAQLVTVRTPDGRDVQVPQHLAAAVRKGYYTL, from the coding sequence ATGGCATTACCAAAATACAAGACCTCGCGAGCGAACACGCACGCTCGTCGCGCTCAATGGAAGGCGCAGAACGCGCAGCTGGTGACAGTGCGCACGCCCGATGGTCGCGATGTTCAGGTGCCTCAGCATCTTGCAGCGGCGGTGCGCAAAGGATATTACACTCTGTAA
- the ykgO gene encoding type B 50S ribosomal protein L36, with the protein MKVKSSIRSLARRPGSTVVRRRGHVYVINKKNPKFKARQG; encoded by the coding sequence ATGAAGGTGAAATCTTCCATCCGTTCGCTTGCGCGCAGACCCGGTTCAACGGTTGTGCGTCGACGCGGACATGTGTACGTGATCAACAAGAAGAATCCAAAGTTCAAGGCAAGGCAAGGCTGA
- a CDS encoding type B 50S ribosomal protein L31, whose protein sequence is MKQGIHPTYGYVIFHDRSSNTMMLTRSTLAAKADSLPSMKWEDGKEYPVVNVDVSSSSHPFYTGKNVVLDTAGQVQKFNRRYQRTSK, encoded by the coding sequence ATGAAGCAAGGCATTCATCCAACATATGGTTATGTGATCTTCCATGACCGTTCTTCCAACACGATGATGTTGACACGTTCGACTCTGGCTGCGAAAGCCGATTCGTTGCCAAGCATGAAGTGGGAAGATGGCAAGGAATATCCGGTTGTCAACGTAGATGTCTCGTCAAGCAGCCATCCCTTCTACACGGGCAAGAATGTGGTGCTGGACACCGCTGGCCAGGTGCAGAAGTTCAACAGGCGCTATCAGCGCACTTCGAAGTAA
- the rpsN gene encoding 30S ribosomal protein S14 encodes MAKTSKIMKQRQRESMVERFAQRRLQYKKDSVNPHLSQEERDVAMSKLHALPRDASPTRLRNRDSTDGRPRGYLRKFGLSRVTMRELAHRGELPGVTKSSW; translated from the coding sequence ATGGCAAAAACCAGCAAAATAATGAAGCAACGCCAGCGCGAAAGCATGGTTGAACGCTTTGCGCAGCGTCGGTTGCAATACAAGAAGGACAGCGTCAATCCTCATCTGAGTCAAGAGGAGAGGGACGTGGCAATGAGCAAGCTGCATGCGCTTCCGCGTGACGCTAGCCCGACCCGGCTGCGCAACCGCGATTCGACCGATGGTCGTCCGCGCGGCTATCTGCGCAAATTCGGCCTCTCCCGCGTCACCATGCGAGAGCTTGCACATCGCGGAGAGTTGCCGGGAGTTACGAAATCAAGCTGGTGA
- the rpmG gene encoding 50S ribosomal protein L33, whose product MASKTNVNRPIITLKSTEGTGSTYTTRKSRRNTPDRLELLKFDPVLRRRVIFRETR is encoded by the coding sequence ATGGCATCGAAAACGAATGTGAATCGCCCCATCATCACGTTGAAGTCCACGGAGGGCACCGGTTCGACATATACAACACGAAAAAGTCGTCGGAACACTCCTGACAGGCTTGAACTCCTGAAGTTCGACCCAGTGCTCCGCCGCAGAGTTATCTTCCGCGAAACTCGCTGA
- the rpmB gene encoding 50S ribosomal protein L28: protein MAKTCQVLGTHVSFGNSVSHSHRKTRRRFQPNLQRKRYWVPSLNRFIALQVSAKGIKTIDKRGIESIVAQLRARGELSI, encoded by the coding sequence ATGGCTAAAACATGTCAAGTATTAGGAACACACGTCAGTTTCGGCAACTCCGTGTCTCACTCGCACCGGAAGACGCGTCGCCGCTTCCAACCGAACCTGCAGCGCAAGCGCTATTGGGTACCTTCGCTGAACAGATTCATCGCATTGCAGGTGAGCGCCAAGGGAATCAAAACCATCGACAAGCGAGGCATTGAAAGCATCGTTGCCCAGTTGCGCGCTCGCGGCGAACTCAGCATATGA
- a CDS encoding VIT1/CCC1 transporter family protein, which produces MEDNADSRSHSSPAADQNSRTRIPSKAQGGWLGIEPTPASRHEVTPHAGGIHNKDNESSKALNSLRAAVLGANDGIVSVAGTILGVAGADNNPHALLIAGIAAISAGAFSMAGGEYVSVSAQRDTEQSILDKERWELINLPAEELDELTQIYETKGMTHATAYKAAYEAMHHDALRSHALEELNIDPDALTNPWHAAIASFLAFLSGGLIPLLISQIPASFLARVIFIVLAVAFALLLTGFISAQIVGTDKHKAIIRNVIMGLSTMLFAWVIGKIFGITL; this is translated from the coding sequence ATGGAAGATAATGCCGACTCGCGGTCACACAGCAGCCCGGCTGCAGATCAGAATTCTCGCACGCGCATTCCATCGAAGGCGCAGGGCGGGTGGCTTGGCATCGAGCCAACTCCTGCATCTCGCCATGAAGTAACACCCCATGCGGGCGGCATCCATAATAAGGACAACGAATCCTCGAAAGCACTCAACAGTCTTCGCGCCGCTGTTCTGGGAGCCAATGACGGCATCGTGTCGGTCGCGGGCACCATTCTGGGTGTTGCCGGAGCCGACAACAATCCTCACGCCTTGCTAATCGCAGGTATTGCCGCCATCTCTGCGGGTGCATTTTCCATGGCTGGAGGCGAATATGTCTCCGTCAGCGCACAGCGCGATACGGAACAGAGCATCCTTGACAAGGAACGCTGGGAACTCATCAATCTTCCGGCCGAGGAACTCGACGAGCTGACACAGATCTATGAGACCAAAGGCATGACGCATGCCACGGCGTACAAGGCAGCATACGAGGCGATGCATCATGATGCGCTTCGCTCCCATGCGCTTGAGGAACTCAACATCGACCCTGACGCACTTACCAATCCTTGGCATGCGGCGATCGCTTCGTTCCTTGCATTCCTGAGTGGCGGGCTGATACCTTTGCTGATTTCTCAAATCCCGGCATCATTCCTGGCTCGCGTGATCTTCATCGTGCTTGCCGTGGCATTCGCCCTGTTGCTGACCGGCTTCATCTCGGCACAGATAGTGGGAACAGACAAGCATAAAGCCATTATTCGCAATGTCATCATGGGGCTGTCTACCATGCTTTTTGCCTGGGTTATTGGCAAGATCTTCGGAATCACCCTGTAA
- a CDS encoding YhgE/Pip family protein, with the protein MKSRGNDMLKAEWKSLLSNRFMIIVLVALALVPGLYQLIFLNSMWDVYGRVSDLPVAVVNNDKAVDFSGKSMNLGAQISDSLISEHSMDVHRVDARQASQGMKDGSYYLAITFPADFSANATSLLTDHPKTLQVDYQTSQGHSFTASKLSASAVEALKNKVSRQITQLYVTQVLKEFGATGKALDNAAEGAGTLQTGEKKISSGSSLIAQNLLKLSQGALQFSDGTQQFSVGAQQYVDAVGTADAGAQQLNAGAGKLNAAGGSLAQGAAKLSSGANSLSAGTSSYTSGVTSLAQGAQTLSENGTQLNAGAQRLSSSLAQGGQTLNAGAENLTGGVRKLDAALTQTPEQQKNIETLVNGLPNTYAAITELNERIQQLPDTSKLTALQQERTQDLQELRDVSMQLAQVQSASQSNASSGNAQPNTSQPNVSQSSTLQSLTQRLQTISKKLSENQNEISRLEQGTAAANDNTDADANANAVAQLKKQAQSLSDGSRPVLFGAASALQGTESGLQSAKQAVDTQLAPGATALQSGVKSYTSGANEGVAQLSTGLNSYTAGVNQLNAGAQKLSANSGTLVLGAQGLAGGLQTVNSNLPQLTGGLASLQQGTSTLANGLQTLHAKGSTLTEAAGKLNSASGTIATGSKELSQAQAQVSSGADAVSNGLGTLSGKLSDGSTSIAKVNTTSHAAQAVSAPVTSKHTDHDKVANNGTGMAPYMISVALFVGTLAINMMYDATIARKKPSSGVAWWASKMSVLGIVAIVQAVLVDLVVVKMLGLQPLNQIQFLGIVTLISLMNMSLVTFFNVLLGKVGAFLMMIFLMVQLGASAGTYPIQLSGGFYQAIHPWIPMTYAIDALRESISIGGSIAAPTLMLLAILAVANVLMILVFARRKGMSSVGFERQEELKSTTMRTAAV; encoded by the coding sequence ATGAAATCAAGAGGAAATGACATGCTGAAAGCCGAATGGAAATCGTTACTATCAAACCGTTTCATGATCATTGTTCTGGTGGCGCTCGCCCTGGTACCGGGACTCTACCAGCTGATATTCCTCAATTCCATGTGGGATGTGTACGGGCGGGTGAGCGACCTGCCGGTAGCGGTTGTCAATAATGACAAAGCTGTCGATTTCTCAGGGAAATCCATGAACTTGGGCGCCCAGATAAGCGACAGTCTCATATCAGAGCACAGCATGGACGTTCATCGCGTTGACGCACGGCAGGCCTCGCAGGGCATGAAGGATGGCAGCTATTATCTGGCTATCACCTTCCCCGCTGACTTCTCGGCAAATGCCACATCGCTGCTTACCGACCATCCCAAGACACTTCAGGTGGACTATCAGACATCGCAAGGCCATAGCTTTACTGCCTCAAAACTATCCGCCAGTGCGGTGGAAGCCTTGAAGAACAAGGTTTCACGGCAGATAACCCAACTGTATGTGACACAGGTGCTGAAGGAATTCGGAGCAACGGGCAAGGCTTTGGACAATGCAGCGGAAGGTGCGGGCACACTGCAGACCGGCGAAAAGAAAATCTCCTCCGGCAGCTCACTTATCGCACAGAACTTGCTGAAGCTTTCCCAAGGCGCATTGCAATTCTCTGATGGCACGCAACAATTTTCCGTGGGCGCGCAGCAGTATGTTGACGCAGTGGGCACTGCCGATGCCGGAGCCCAACAGCTGAATGCTGGTGCAGGCAAACTCAACGCCGCCGGCGGATCGCTCGCACAAGGAGCGGCCAAGCTCTCCTCAGGGGCAAACAGTCTCAGCGCGGGCACATCGTCATATACCTCCGGGGTCACCTCACTCGCACAAGGTGCGCAAACCTTGTCAGAGAACGGAACACAGTTGAATGCCGGCGCACAGCGTTTGAGCAGTTCGCTCGCGCAGGGTGGACAGACCTTGAATGCCGGTGCCGAGAATCTGACTGGAGGAGTGCGCAAGCTTGATGCTGCACTCACGCAAACGCCAGAGCAGCAGAAGAACATTGAAACGCTAGTGAACGGATTGCCTAATACATACGCTGCAATCACAGAGTTGAATGAACGAATACAGCAGCTTCCTGATACTTCGAAGTTGACGGCCTTGCAGCAGGAGAGAACTCAGGACTTGCAGGAGTTGCGGGACGTGTCGATGCAGCTGGCTCAAGTGCAGAGCGCAAGCCAATCCAACGCATCGAGCGGGAATGCTCAACCGAACACCTCCCAACCGAATGTCTCCCAATCAAGCACCTTGCAATCGCTGACTCAACGGCTGCAAACCATCTCGAAGAAGCTGTCAGAAAACCAGAATGAGATTTCTCGACTGGAGCAGGGCACTGCCGCTGCTAATGACAATACCGATGCCGATGCCAATGCCAATGCTGTCGCACAACTGAAGAAGCAAGCTCAGTCACTCAGCGACGGTTCGCGTCCAGTACTGTTTGGAGCAGCTTCGGCCTTGCAGGGAACCGAAAGTGGATTGCAGTCAGCGAAACAAGCCGTGGATACGCAGCTTGCTCCGGGTGCCACAGCCTTGCAAAGCGGTGTGAAAAGCTATACGAGTGGCGCGAATGAGGGAGTCGCACAGCTTTCCACCGGATTGAATAGCTACACCGCTGGCGTGAACCAACTGAATGCGGGCGCGCAGAAGCTGTCCGCGAATTCGGGGACGCTTGTTCTCGGGGCACAGGGTCTTGCGGGCGGATTGCAGACGGTGAACTCAAATCTTCCCCAACTGACCGGTGGCCTGGCATCGCTGCAGCAGGGAACGTCCACTCTGGCGAATGGGTTGCAGACGCTTCATGCCAAAGGCTCGACGCTGACAGAGGCGGCGGGCAAACTCAATTCAGCGTCCGGCACCATCGCCACGGGTTCAAAGGAACTGTCGCAGGCGCAAGCTCAGGTGAGCAGTGGGGCAGACGCGGTGAGCAACGGTCTGGGAACGCTGTCCGGCAAGCTGTCGGACGGCTCCACATCCATTGCGAAGGTCAATACCACATCCCATGCGGCGCAGGCAGTCTCGGCTCCGGTCACATCCAAGCACACCGACCATGACAAGGTTGCGAATAACGGGACAGGCATGGCTCCGTATATGATTTCGGTCGCGCTGTTTGTGGGAACCTTGGCAATCAACATGATGTACGACGCGACCATTGCCAGGAAGAAGCCAAGCAGCGGAGTTGCCTGGTGGGCAAGCAAAATGTCGGTTCTGGGAATCGTGGCCATCGTCCAGGCCGTGCTGGTCGATCTGGTGGTGGTGAAGATGCTCGGATTGCAGCCCCTGAATCAGATTCAGTTCCTGGGAATCGTAACGCTCATCTCGCTGATGAACATGTCGTTGGTGACCTTCTTCAACGTGCTGCTGGGCAAGGTCGGAGCGTTCCTGATGATGATATTCCTGATGGTTCAGCTTGGTGCATCGGCTGGAACCTATCCGATTCAACTGTCCGGAGGGTTCTATCAGGCGATACATCCATGGATTCCGATGACCTATGCGATCGATGCTCTCCGGGAATCCATTTCCATCGGGGGTTCCATTGCGGCTCCAACACTCATGCTGCTGGCGATCCTCGCGGTTGCCAACGTTCTGATGATCCTGGTCTTTGCACGCCGTAAGGGTATGAGCAGCGTCGGATTCGAGCGTCAGGAGGAGTTGAAGTCCACGACGATGCGAACGGCGGCAGTTTGA
- a CDS encoding Rrf2 family transcriptional regulator has product MKMKKSLEQSVCVLLMLAMELKHQPVKNQVLSSILGVSDTYLRKVMRRLVKAGLVRSDASKDGGYTLVRPIDHITMLDVFNAVEGRQPFCRLSHLARRIFVKDQMVLRSENEVLQVISDAEDDFRAHLGQYPLSKALEGIQYKDGVVLWETKAQHEIKRK; this is encoded by the coding sequence ATGAAAATGAAGAAAAGCCTTGAGCAGAGCGTTTGCGTCCTGCTCATGCTGGCGATGGAACTTAAGCATCAGCCGGTTAAAAATCAGGTGCTGAGTTCGATTCTCGGGGTGTCGGACACCTATCTGCGCAAGGTGATGCGACGGCTGGTCAAGGCTGGCCTTGTTCGCTCCGACGCAAGTAAAGATGGTGGATACACGCTGGTGAGACCAATCGACCACATCACCATGCTTGACGTATTCAACGCGGTCGAGGGGAGACAGCCATTCTGCCGGCTTTCACATCTGGCACGGCGAATCTTCGTCAAAGATCAGATGGTGCTTCGCAGCGAGAATGAGGTTTTGCAGGTCATCTCGGATGCGGAAGACGATTTTCGTGCGCATCTCGGGCAGTATCCGTTATCGAAGGCCTTGGAAGGCATCCAGTACAAGGATGGCGTCGTGCTATGGGAAACCAAAGCGCAACATGAAATCAAGAGGAAATGA
- a CDS encoding hydroxymethylglutaryl-CoA synthase, protein MSSNTGVRIGIDRMGMFVPGQYLDVEDLARARGVEPAKFTKGIGQSRMSVPQHYDDIVSMGANAIADILPDIDVNRLGLLIVGTESGIDQSKSSSLFIKHLVGLPNRIESFEIKEACFGGTAGLFAAYHYVAAHPDKTVLVVASDVARYGLGTAGEITQGAGAVAMLISVNPSILVINDDAEDYSDDINDFWRPNGMTEAVVDGKYSTQVYLDFFRHVFDAYCGKHALAPRDFAALLFHLPFTKMGMKALNVALENADVETGKRLRENFELSASYARNVGNLYTASLYLSLMSWLEHADDAAGQRIGLFSYGSGAMGKFFTGCVQPNYRQHLHALAHEHMLMDRERIDMDEYERMFTHYHAAEDAETKYPESGFYFSGVQGAIRQYSRA, encoded by the coding sequence ATGAGCAGCAACACAGGGGTACGTATCGGCATTGATCGCATGGGCATGTTTGTGCCTGGGCAGTATCTCGATGTAGAGGATCTTGCTCGTGCACGCGGCGTTGAACCGGCGAAATTTACCAAAGGCATCGGTCAGTCGCGCATGAGCGTGCCACAACACTACGATGACATTGTCAGCATGGGGGCGAATGCCATCGCTGACATCCTGCCTGACATCGATGTAAATCGCCTGGGTCTGCTGATAGTGGGGACGGAAAGTGGCATTGACCAATCCAAATCAAGCTCCCTGTTCATCAAGCATCTGGTCGGATTGCCCAATCGCATAGAGAGCTTTGAAATCAAGGAAGCCTGCTTCGGTGGCACTGCAGGGCTGTTTGCCGCATACCATTATGTTGCGGCTCACCCGGATAAAACGGTTCTGGTCGTTGCCAGCGATGTCGCACGGTATGGGCTGGGCACGGCCGGTGAGATCACGCAGGGTGCGGGAGCCGTCGCCATGTTGATAAGCGTCAACCCGTCCATTCTGGTCATCAATGATGACGCTGAGGATTACAGCGACGACATCAACGATTTCTGGCGACCGAATGGCATGACGGAAGCCGTGGTTGACGGCAAGTATTCCACGCAGGTGTATCTTGATTTCTTCCGACATGTCTTTGACGCCTACTGTGGGAAGCATGCGCTGGCCCCTCGCGACTTTGCGGCGCTGCTCTTCCATTTGCCCTTCACCAAAATGGGAATGAAGGCGCTGAATGTCGCTCTTGAAAACGCGGATGTCGAAACAGGCAAGCGTCTGCGCGAAAACTTTGAACTCAGCGCCAGCTATGCACGCAACGTTGGGAATCTCTACACGGCCTCGCTCTATCTGAGTCTGATGAGCTGGCTGGAACACGCCGACGATGCCGCCGGACAACGAATCGGCCTGTTCAGCTACGGTTCGGGCGCGATGGGAAAGTTCTTCACCGGATGCGTGCAGCCCAATTATCGGCAACATCTGCATGCGCTCGCTCACGAGCATATGCTCATGGACCGCGAGCGGATTGACATGGACGAATACGAGAGAATGTTTACCCACTACCATGCAGCAGAGGATGCTGAGACGAAGTATCCAGAGAGCGGATTCTACTTTTCAGGGGTTCAGGGCGCCATCCGGCAATATTCACGGGCATAA
- a CDS encoding thiolase family protein, whose translation MDKVVVVAAVRTPFGKYRGALKEYSATDLARHALVAAMERSAVPKASVEGLYLGVAVGAGLGPNVARTVAVSAGMPIESHAVTVNEVCGSSLKALRMAQLSIMAGDAQMLAVGGVESMTRAPMIIPDDIDQDAEDAEQSSAEDTEQGSAGEPEQPVKAIFKDGLIDSFSALPMGITAEHIADAYSVSRHMQDAFAYDSHRKALRAVSQHHFDDEIVPLAGLSHDETIRPDTSLLKLASLKPVYREHGSVTAGNAAPLSDGAAMLIIATERKAKSLGLKPLGYLGSYAEVGYDPAYMGYAPSIAIENLLKRSGTKVSDYDLYEITEAFAAQVIAVRDSLHIPDDRLNINGGSLALGHPLGASGARLVMALLNNLASRKLHSGIAALCIGGGQGIAMEIFQEDQTA comes from the coding sequence GTGGACAAAGTTGTGGTTGTCGCCGCCGTGCGCACCCCCTTCGGAAAATATCGGGGCGCGCTGAAAGAATACTCTGCTACCGATTTGGCACGCCATGCCTTGGTCGCTGCCATGGAACGGTCTGCAGTGCCCAAAGCCAGCGTCGAAGGATTGTATCTTGGCGTTGCCGTTGGGGCTGGACTGGGGCCAAACGTCGCTCGAACCGTTGCCGTTTCAGCAGGTATGCCTATCGAGTCTCACGCAGTGACCGTCAATGAAGTCTGCGGATCGAGTCTGAAGGCTTTGCGCATGGCACAGCTCAGCATCATGGCCGGCGATGCGCAGATGCTTGCCGTGGGAGGCGTCGAAAGCATGACGCGAGCTCCGATGATTATTCCCGACGACATAGATCAGGATGCAGAAGATGCTGAACAGAGCAGTGCTGAGGACACTGAACAGGGCAGTGCTGGCGAGCCTGAGCAACCGGTGAAGGCAATTTTCAAGGATGGGCTGATCGATAGTTTTTCAGCATTGCCGATGGGCATTACCGCTGAACATATTGCCGATGCCTACTCGGTTTCGCGCCACATGCAGGATGCCTTCGCCTATGATTCGCATCGCAAGGCGCTGAGAGCGGTGTCACAGCATCACTTTGATGATGAAATCGTTCCTTTGGCAGGCTTGAGCCACGATGAAACGATTCGCCCGGATACATCCTTGCTGAAACTTGCCTCGTTGAAGCCGGTGTATCGAGAGCACGGTAGCGTTACCGCAGGCAATGCAGCGCCATTGAGCGACGGTGCCGCCATGCTTATCATCGCCACTGAGCGCAAGGCCAAGTCTTTAGGGTTGAAGCCTTTGGGATATCTCGGCAGCTATGCGGAGGTTGGCTATGATCCGGCATACATGGGATATGCGCCCTCGATAGCCATTGAGAATCTGTTGAAGCGGTCAGGAACGAAGGTATCGGATTACGATCTCTATGAAATCACCGAAGCCTTCGCAGCACAGGTGATAGCGGTTCGCGATTCACTGCATATACCCGATGATCGGCTCAACATCAACGGTGGATCGCTTGCCTTGGGGCATCCCTTGGGGGCAAGCGGGGCACGCCTTGTCATGGCATTGCTCAACAATCTCGCATCTCGCAAGCTGCATAGCGGCATTGCGGCTCTGTGCATCGGTGGAGGACAGGGCATTGCGATGGAGATCTTTCAAGAGGATCAGACGGCATGA
- a CDS encoding polysaccharide deacetylase family protein, with translation MGSQKNIDDSEPVRGRASDDVSERMHDSGAPRNRHTRLIAVVSLLCVLAVFISCGAWYWWNSYRRFSVYINNESVMVTGKQSLASLLESHDFFGAQAGALKSLTGKTLEAHGGEAIVVKHNSTRIASSLFNATYLHADDIITVSNGHDETEGHTVEDKAIPYAATMKSGGAVQFIAQQGEDGKQEYWVGKVSGERVPKKIIAQPKTLEIDSINPRPPAGKKVIALTFDDGPSQYSTPILQILSSKGVKATFMDIGNQSARMPQIEQQMLANGNQVVSHSYSHPDLTKLSRDALRKELNSGFDAIKTASNSTTRMLRAPYGSFTKETWMNCSDIISSNILWTIDTQDWKQPGENAIKHEVLSKAYSGAIVLMHDGGGNRTQDVHVLPDIIDSLKSQGYQFVTMNELIAMDGSFPDWVQNNVAAPEPDAQ, from the coding sequence GTGGGCAGCCAGAAGAACATTGACGATTCCGAACCTGTGCGTGGGCGTGCATCAGACGACGTATCCGAACGGATGCACGATTCAGGCGCCCCCAGAAACCGCCACACCCGCCTTATCGCAGTCGTGTCATTGCTATGTGTTCTGGCAGTGTTCATATCGTGTGGTGCGTGGTATTGGTGGAACAGCTACAGGAGATTCTCCGTCTACATCAACAACGAAAGCGTGATGGTCACCGGCAAACAAAGCCTGGCTTCACTGCTGGAAAGCCACGATTTTTTTGGCGCCCAGGCTGGAGCATTGAAATCACTGACCGGCAAGACACTCGAGGCCCATGGCGGTGAAGCCATTGTCGTGAAGCACAATTCCACTCGCATCGCTTCATCCCTATTCAACGCAACCTATCTCCATGCCGACGACATCATCACGGTCAGCAACGGTCATGACGAAACCGAAGGGCATACCGTTGAGGACAAGGCCATCCCCTATGCCGCAACGATGAAGTCTGGCGGCGCGGTGCAGTTCATCGCCCAGCAGGGAGAGGATGGCAAGCAGGAGTATTGGGTTGGCAAGGTCTCCGGTGAAAGGGTGCCGAAAAAGATCATCGCTCAACCCAAGACGCTCGAAATCGACTCGATCAATCCACGGCCACCGGCAGGCAAGAAAGTCATCGCACTGACCTTCGATGATGGTCCCAGCCAATACAGCACGCCCATTCTGCAGATTCTCAGTAGCAAAGGCGTGAAGGCGACCTTCATGGATATCGGGAATCAATCGGCTCGGATGCCTCAGATAGAGCAGCAGATGCTCGCCAACGGCAACCAGGTCGTCAGCCATAGCTACTCCCACCCCGATCTGACCAAGCTCAGCCGAGATGCCCTGCGTAAGGAGCTCAACTCGGGATTCGATGCCATCAAGACGGCTTCGAATAGCACGACGCGTATGCTGCGCGCACCCTATGGCTCCTTCACCAAGGAAACATGGATGAACTGCTCGGATATCATCAGTTCGAACATCCTGTGGACCATAGACACGCAGGATTGGAAGCAGCCAGGAGAGAATGCAATCAAGCACGAAGTCCTGAGCAAGGCATATTCAGGCGCCATCGTGTTGATGCATGACGGCGGTGGCAATCGAACGCAGGATGTCCATGTGCTGCCCGATATTATCGACAGTCTGAAATCGCAAGGCTACCAATTCGTCACGATGAATGAACTCATCGCCATGGACGGCAGTTTCCCAGACTGGGTGCAGAACAATGTTGCCGCTCCCGAACCAGACGCCCAATGA